The following proteins are encoded in a genomic region of Pyrus communis chromosome 11, drPyrComm1.1, whole genome shotgun sequence:
- the LOC137708038 gene encoding senescence-associated protein AAF, chloroplastic-like, whose product MALTASKVSSCPAVTNSKTIPNSYGVLNSFSKSMQRHNLHYPSQGVEQRQLNCARIGSEKMSFSNAGLKRILGKPVNFTASQRSTVLNLSGGNHNTKAKERIVTYGDSAKETSSQIRDDKDGGPPVFYERTTHSNQGLAEACKFVYNDAKFVNERARNDIILLSRGIMRLDARVRQDIAILGSGFLKLDARAREDTQKIDRNVKKKAERLHHIAMILKEKAESRLKTAADKHWSDGALEADLRRANLRAKQCAMEDALMALEFVKNIHDRMVNKLYNFPLQRENGVISENDILGRIMLEKNGKSLDFPPGEVSTDRITAIQEAYWSMASAFFEADGIDYTDPEELELLIATLIDLDAMDGKSSVSLLAECSSSPDVNTRQAVANALAAAPSMWTLGNAGMGALQRLAEDSNPAIAAAASKAIFELKKQWKIEEGDSWRFTMNQNAIQEDESQESDDNADTD is encoded by the exons ATGGCACTTACTGCAAGCAAGGTTTCCAGCTGTCCTGCAGTGACTAATTCAAAAACGATTCCTAACTCATATGGagttttaaattcgttttcCAAGTCGATGCAACGACATAACCTTCATTATCCAAGTCAAGGGGTTGAACAGAGGCAGCTAAATTGTGCACGTATCGGTTCAGAAAAAATGAGCTTTTCTAATGCTGGTTTGAAGCGTATATTGGGTAAACCAGTTAATTTTACTGCCTCTCAGAGATCTACTGTCTTAAACCTGTCAGGGGGCAATCATAATACCAAAGCAAAAGAACGCATTGTAACTTATGGTGATTCGGCAAAGGAGACTAG TTCACAGATTAGGGATGACAAAGATGGGGGCCCTCCAGTCTTTTATGAGAGAACTACTCACTCCAATCAGGGTTTAGCTGAAGCTTGCAAATTTGTTTACAATGACGCGAAGTTTGTTAATGAAAGGGCACGCAATGACATTATTCTGCTTTCTCG TGGTATAATGAGGTTGGATGCCCGTGTGCGTCAAGACATTGCTATCCTTGGGTCGGGGTTTCTTAAGCTGGATG CACGGGCAAGAGAGGATACTCAGAAAATTGACCGTAATGTGAAGAAGAAGGCCGAGCGCCTTCATCATATTGCTATG ATCTTAAAAGAAAAAGCCGAGTCTAGATTGAAAACTGCTGCTGATAAGCATTGGAGTGATGGAGCCTTAGAG GCTGATTTGCGCCGTGCTAACCTCCGTGCGAAACAATGTGCAATGGAAGATGCCCTAATGGCTTTGGAG TTTGTCAAAAATATTCATGACAGGATGGTGAACAAATTGTACAATTT TCCTCTGCAAAGAGAAAATGGTGTTATATCAGAAAATGACATACTGGGGCGTATAATGCTTGAAAAGAATGGGAAAAGTCTTGATTTCCCTCCTGGAGAAGTATCTACTGATCGCATTACTGCAATTCAG GAAGCTTACTGGAGTATGGCTTCTGCCTTCTTTGAAGCTGATGGAATTGATTATACTGATCCTGAAGAG CTCGAGCTGTTAATTGCGACTCTAATCGATCTCGATGCAATGGATGGTAAAAGTAGTGTATCGTTATTGGCGGAGTGTTCAAGTTCTCCTGATGTCAACACCAG GCAAGCAGTGGCCAATGCTTTAGCTGCAGCTCCATCTATGTGGACTCTTGGTAATGCAGGAATGGGAGCATTACAG AGACTCGCAGAAGATAGCAATCCAGCAATTGCTGCCGCAGCCTCAAAAGCAATCTTTGAACTTAAGAAACAATGGAAGATTGAGGAAGGAGATAGCTGGAGGTTTACGATGAACCAAAATGCCATTCAAGAAGATGAAAGCCAAGAATCCGACGACAATGCAGATACAGATTGA
- the LOC137708777 gene encoding myosin-binding protein 3, which translates to MAANKFATMLHRNTPKLIVILVYAVLEWILIALLLLNSLLSYLITKFAYYFGLKQPCPLCTYRIDRVLEQGNSSNNSYTDVVCESHATKISNMFSRPCSPPSEPSWGSLEYARKGDSAEEAADGGNNGGEYHQRANKPDSLSTHSDNGYELETTNEEHEDDRVADEQQLTSDVCSSSFRGSAVEDCLTSRSVLLRQKNDADEDNKGGSLEIVRSDSNSSKLVHQSSEASATSIQCCFEEDYSLEIVPLSSEDGLICAHNHRLIPVELIDFSTTVDQGIRNVKEEEVREHDHHEVNFASDSNIGSQPQLSGEASLVLMVNESAVNTSNGEVESLDMARGFTDNSSEVDAEEGKQDLLGKPCDEVVTDPGAQTLFVRIEEPDNKERNDPPASEEESISVDHIIPRNLASTEVGDRETDHPRAQEGSSSTCFEIPNVPDTFSDQSDYGLRQTEEGIPKEETSKLENDQESEEEKIPNSPTSVNSLCSLHKKPGGKKEPAVEECLDGSGVSEMEDGDPFTTIGRLKEALTAERKAISSLYAELEQERSASAIAANQTMAMITRLQEEKAAMQMEALQYQRMMEEQSEYDQDALQLLNDLMNKKEKEKQELERELEIYQKKVLDYEEKEKIRIMSRIKYGSVKSRNSSASCSQSWDSDALSIDLNVETRDEESGFGGLQESNNNNNTTDDAGLSLEDLALDCVKNMSVLDESLAGFEEERLSILDQLKALEEKLITLGANEELGDDFKLVEHSPAYSLKDFEENHDFSSPEENGTSKGFSGDKHDPEGKTLGSMVKRLLPLLDATDNETEEGLTHEEHVDQSESIETMRNSITNFELNDGKIAIEEEVDHVYERLQALEADREFLKHCMSSIKKGDKGVDLLQEILQHLRDLRAVELRVKNMNDPDGDEVAVD; encoded by the exons aTGGCAGCTAACAAGTTTGCAACCATGTTGCACAGGAACACCCCGAAGTTGATTGTAATTCTAGTCTATGCTGTCCTTGAATGGATTTTGATAGCACTCCTCCTCCTCAACTCTTTGCTCAGTTACTTGATCACCAAATTTGCCTATTACTTTGGTCTCAAACAGCCTTGCCCGTTGTGTACTTATAGAATCGATCGCGTCTTGGAACAAGGCAACAGCTCAAACAACTCTTACACAGATGTTGTATGTGAGAGCCATGCCACTAAGATATCCAACATGTTTTCCCGTCCTTGTTCTCCACCGTCTGAGCCTTCTTGGGGTTCTTTGGAGTATGCCCGGAAAGGAGATTCAGCTGAAGAGGCTGCGGATGGTGGAAACAACGGAGGTGAGTATCATCAACGTGCAAACAAACCCGATAGCCTGTCAACTCACAGTGACAATGGCTATGAGTTAGAGACAACGAATGAAGAACATGAGGACGATAGAGTGGCAGACGAGCAACAACTTACATCGGATGTTTGCAGTTCTAGCTTCAGAGGCAGTGCAGTGGAAGATTGTCTGACGTCTAGATCAGTATTGCTACGTCAGAAAAATGATGCAGATGAAGACAACAAAGGAGGTTCTCTTGAAATTGTGCGGTCAGATTCTAACAGCTCGAAACTTGTCCATCAATCCTCCGAAGCTAGTGCTACTAGCATTCAGTGTTGCTTTGAAGAAGACTACTCTCTCGAAATCGTCCCCCTTTCTTCCGAGGATGGTTTGATCTGTGCTCACAATCATCGGTTGATTCCTGTGGAGTTGATTGATTTTTCAACTACAGTAGACCAAGGAATCCGCAATGTAAAAGAGGAAGAGGTGAGAGAGCATGATCATCATGAAGTGAATTTCGCTTCCGACTCAAACATCGGATCTCAACCTCAACTCTCTGGAGAAGCATCATTAGTACTCATGGTAAACGAGAGTGCAGTTAACACAAGTAACGGAGAAGTTGAAAGCTTAGATATGGCCAGGGGTTTTACTGATAACTCTTCTGAGGTAGACGCGGAAGAGGGAAAACAAGATTTGCTTGGCAAGCCATGTGATGAAGTTGTCACTGATCCAGGAGCTCAAACATTATTTGTTCGAATTGAAGAACCCGATAACAAAGAACGAAATGATCCACCAG CATCTGAAGAAGAAAGTATTTCTGTTGATCACATTATACCAAGAAATTTGGCAAGCACAGAAGTGGGTGACCGTGAAACTGATCACCCTCGGGCTCAAGAAGGTTCTTCTTCGACGTGCTTTGAAATTCCCAATGTACCTGATACATTCTCGGATCAGAGTGATTACG GTTTAAGGCAAACTGAAGAAGGTATACCGAAAGAGGAAACAAGTAAGCTTGAAAATGATCAAGAATCAGAGGAAGAGAAGATTCCTAACTCACCAACATCAGTAAACAGTCTTTGTTCCTTGCACAAGAAACCGGGTGGAAAAAAAGAGCCGGCAGTAGAAGAGTGTTTGGATGGAAGTGGGGTCAGTGAGATGGAAGATGGAGATCCTTTTACTACCATTGGACGGCTCAAAGAAGCTCTGACAGCTGAACGTAAAGCTATAAGTTCCTTGTACGCAGAACTAGAGCAAGAGAGGAGTGCGTCTGCAATTGCCGCCAACCAGACTATGGCTATGATAACAAGGCTTCAAGAAGAGAAGGCAGCAATGCAAATGGAGGCATTGCAATACCAGAGGATGATGGAAGAACAATCCGAGTACGATCAGGATGCCTTACAACTTTTGAATGATTTGatgaacaagaaggagaaggaaaagcAAGAACTCGAGAGGGAACTGGAAATATATCAAAAGAAAGTCCTAGATTATGAGGAAAAAGAGAAGATAAGGATCATGAGCAGAATTAAATATGGAAGTGTAAAAAGCAGGAATTCCTCTGCTTCTTGCAGCCAATCATGGGATAGTGATGCGCTATCGATTGACCTTAATGTTGAAACCAGGGACGAAGAAAGTGGCTTTGGTGGCCTTCAAGAAagcaataacaacaacaatacTACAGATGATGCAGGTCTGAGTTTGGAAGACTTAGCTCTGGATTGTGTTAAAAATATGAGTGTTCTTGATGAATCGCTAGCAGGGTTTGAGGAAGAGAGGCTGTCCATTCTGGATCAGCTCAAAGCCTTGGAGGAGAAGCTAATCACGTTGGGTGCAAATGAGGAATTGGGCGATGACTTTAAATTAGTTGAGCATTCCCCCGCGTATAGTCTCAAAGACTTCGAAGAGAATCATGATTTTAGCAGTCCAGAAGAAAATGGGACATCGAAGGGATTTTCGGGGGATAAACATGATCCCGAGGGAAAGACATTGGGTTCCATGGTAAAAAGACTTCTTCCGCTTTTGGATGCAACTGACAATGAAACCGAAGAAGGGTTAACTCATGAAGAACACGTTGATCAATCTGAATCTATTGAAACAATGCGGAACTCAATTACCAATTTTGAGTTGAATGATGGCAAAATAGCCATTGAAGAGGAGGTGGATCATGTTTATGAGAGGCTACAAGCTCTTGAAGCAGACAGGGAGTTTCTAAAGCACTGCATGAGCTCCATAAAGAAGGGTGACAAAGGGGTGGATCTTCTCCAAGAGATTTTGCAACATCTAAGGGATCTGAGGGCTGTTGAACTCCGCGTCAAGAACATGAATGATCCCGACGGCGATGAAGTTGCAGTTGATTGA
- the LOC137708744 gene encoding HMG-Y-related protein A-like, translated as MATEEVNKPPSLPPYPQMILQAIEALNDKNGSNKSSISKYIESTYGEVPAGHNTLLSHHLSKMKDNGELVFWKNNYTKPDPNAPPRRGRGRPPKPKDPLSPDTTLTSPKGRGRPPKDPEAPPKPPKVKVSSGSGKPRGRPRKMAKPTGGLSGSTAVEETMPVRPRGRPPKAKDTLSAGVSVGQ; from the exons ATGGCCACTGAAGAGGTTAACAAACCTCCATCACTCCCTCCTTACCCTCAG ATGATTCTGCAGGCAATTGAAGCCTTGAATGACAAGAATGGTTCGAACAAATCCTCCATCTCGAAATATATTGAATCAACCTATGGGGAAGTGCCGGCCGGGCACAATACCCTCCTCTCTCACCACCTCAGCAAGATGAAAGATAATGGGGAGCTGGTGTTCTGGAAAAACAACTACACAAAGCCAGATCCCAATGCACCTCCGAGGAGGGGGCGTGGCAGGCCGCCAAAGCCCAAGGATCCATTGTCCCCGGACACCACCTTGACCTCACCAAAGGGTAGGGGCCGCCCGCCTAAGGACCCGGAAGCACCCCCAAAGCCTCCCAAGGTTAAGGTGTCTTCAGGGAGTGGGAAGCCGAGAGGGCGGCCAAGGAAGATGGCAAAGCCTACCGGAGGTTTGAGTGGCTCGACGGCAGTGGAAGAGACAATGCCGGTGAGGCCAAGGGGTAGGCCTCCAAAGGCGAAGGATACATTGAGTGCTGGGGTTAGTGTTGGGCAGTAG